In Carettochelys insculpta isolate YL-2023 chromosome 11, ASM3395843v1, whole genome shotgun sequence, a genomic segment contains:
- the LOC142019005 gene encoding uncharacterized protein LOC142019005 — MTHRDAATRCSFPLSRISLPKAMAGTGSLWDDPAIPMGAGKPGDGPASPQKPLRSQAEKQSIAERLSLGFILVPRKSPLGYYMGQLVPSKTSSFRRSQPTEVHPGAAWQLATHSPSTILSHRAPLGAWLARASPNTIPRTGRATDRNQLRANKILLLPPTRPALDRWRPVSLPRVVRLFKPPSPASQEPKPTSRSKLAPKKATIDARRAQRADWQAAKGKAVKKHIFEEPPVPSETTILDEKEHLADKQGGLVSSVGNGKRLL; from the exons ATG ACCCACAGAGATGCTGCAACTCGCTGCAGCTTCCCCCTTTCCAGGATCTCGCTGCCGAAGGCCATGGCTGGCACTGGCAGCTTGTGGGATGATCCCGCCATCCCCATGGGAGCTGGCAAGCCAGGGGATGGGCCAGCGTCTCCCCAGAAGCCCCTGAGGAGCCAGGCAGAAAAGCAGAGCATTGCTGAGCGGCTGAGTCTCGGATTCATCTTGGTGCCCAGGAAATCTCCCCTGGGCTACTACATGGGTCAGCTTGTGCCCTCCAAGACCTCTTCCTTCCGCAGGAGCCAGCCCACAGAGGTCCACCcgggtgctgcctggcagcttgCAACGCACTCTCCCAGCACCATCCTCTCCCACAGGGCTCCTTTAGGGGCCTGGCTGGCAAGAGCCAGCCCCAACACTATCCCGAGAACAGGCCGTGCCACGGATCGGAACCAGCTTAGGGCAAACAAgatcctcctgctgccccccaccaggccagcccttgATAGATGGAGACCAGTCTCCTTGCCTAGGGTGGTCAGGCTGTTCAAGCCACCCAGTCCTGCTTCCCAGGAGCCCAAACCCACCAGCAGGAGCAAGCTTGCTCCGAAAAAAGCGACCATCGATGCCAGGAG GGCCCAGCGGGCAGACTGGCAAGCTGCCAAGGGCAAGGCAGTGAAGAAACACATTTTCGAAGAGCCCCCTGTCCCGTCTGAGACCACCATCCTGGACGAGAAGGAG